TCCCATATGACGACGTTAAAGCGGTTCCTTATTTCAATCAAAATGCAAATGTATTGGATACGGCGTATGTAAATGAAGGAACGGTACTGAATATGGAATGTACACAGATGGATTTTTATAAGTATAAGAAATACGTCATAACCCAATAGAACAGGTAAAAGTTAAAAATTACTCCAGTATTTCTAAATGTATATTTAAATAAAATTAAAAAAATTTGCAAATAAAAAGCGTGGAATCTCACGCTTTTTATTTAGGTATGAGCGATGGTATGTGATAGGTTTTTAAAATTGTAAAAAGTAAGTTTAATAAAGGATTTTTTGAAGAAATGTCAAAATACTTTTATAGGATGAAGATGTACAGGGATATGGGATGAGAAATATTTTTAAAAAAATCAAAATAATATAGAGGGGAAACTTTAGTTGATGTTAATAGAAAGAAATCGGATCATTTATTTCGTATTCATAGTAGCAGTTATGATACTGGGTTTAGGTTCTAGATATTATGCCGATTATTTACCCAAATGGACTTATCTCTACTTCGGAGATGTTTTATGGGCATTGATGATTTTTCTTATATTTGGATTTTTATTTAAGCGGAAACATACTTTGTGGATTGGCGTAGCATCTTTTTTATTTTCTTTTGCAATTGAGTTCAGCCAGCTGTATCAGGCATCATGGATCAATGGGATCAGAGGCACGACCATTGGAGGACTAGTTCTAGGCCACGGTTTTCTATGGAGTGATTTATTCGCTTACACCATGGGTATAGGGACAGGTATTTTATTAGAAAAAAGGCTATTCACTAATTCTTAAAGTTGATATTGGGAGGGGTACAATTGAGGATGTTAAGTAACGATATTTTTGAAGAAGCTAGAAAATCGATTATGGCATATGGAAGACCCTTGGAAAGAAGCTTGCTCGAAGTGTATTTCTATGAGGGCTCTAAAGCAAATGTTGTAGAGGAATTAAA
Above is a genomic segment from Alkaliphilus oremlandii OhILAs containing:
- a CDS encoding ribosomal maturation YjgA family protein, with the translated sequence MLIERNRIIYFVFIVAVMILGLGSRYYADYLPKWTYLYFGDVLWALMIFLIFGFLFKRKHTLWIGVASFLFSFAIEFSQLYQASWINGIRGTTIGGLVLGHGFLWSDLFAYTMGIGTGILLEKRLFTNS